In Vitis vinifera cultivar Pinot Noir 40024 chromosome 17, ASM3070453v1, one genomic interval encodes:
- the LOC132252770 gene encoding uncharacterized protein LOC132252770, with protein MAPKKIVSSVRVSEASEKAIDKLNAKEFRERFLIPHDVLIDLVNEEAAMPTEKGGKNAILFTKEQFNAGLRFPLPALFKEFLHFSQIPPIFIHPNLVRVLMGCSIINMLYSLDLTLLEVFFVYSLKKAKNDIFSVSAHLPSLQMVTELPDSTKGGAKGLVAVWGGWAGLSQHPSRPFSPNYTLKIPGLELRGHLVDWVEKASFACVCKLFEIDPKERAYKTLLSARNLTEVVREPQEYVINILPRKLAKDEIVPGEHYTVKELPLYQEAKEADAERRRKLLEDRDQKKTEGTIRKAPGQKRGPDSPPKKTSGKRGKLVKKHGKDAKEPTPPKEFPPPQTTYEGEVMIEEPVNAAPHSISSGPGRMSGLNHSGPSLVAAALLANVAEEAASINHPGNLNPDAAETAPLEEAGAESQSQPSDDPDRLAIVLVKEPPLKKPRLTRDLQSGLFERLQERQQEIEISCASAHDAHPDGGEVEMATETSAVPAIIPAEDASGPMCPDENMGAPIPGHELPSPSSSEEQSADDAAPASPFSYAELEAKLKQITPDWKAIKPSAKMFDMIETLVRGLRSMSQQHALFTQLLQTADYMRTFSSRHQEIENQLRLRMEEAEASLSTMREENEALRVELAEAKGQEESTAGRLHEAEGEAARLRDELSRLRTEVLNEKKQKEDLQLRLDVQKEELEREFAVEREELAADYQRQVDDTFIFGYRCCMKKNGIKRDTPSIPPSEEKKLHEKPAPR; from the exons atggctccaaaaaagaTTGTTTCGTCTGTCCGGGTCAGCGAGGCTAGCGAAAAGGCGATAGACAAATTAAATGCGAAGGAGTTCCGGGAGCGATTCCTGATCCCCCATGACGTATTGATAGACCTGGTGAACGAGGAGGCGGCTATGCCTACTGAGAAAGGTGGAAAAAACGCtatcctcttcacaaaggaacaattcaacgcggggctccggttccctctgccggcgttgttcaaggaattcctccacttctctcaaATTCCCCCCATCTTTATTCACcccaaccttgtccgggtgctgatgggatgcagcatcatcaacATGCTGTACAGCCTCGACCTGACGCTACTGgaagtgttctttgtctattccctgaagaaagcaaagaatgatatcttcagtgtgtccgctcacctgccctcccttcaaatggtgacagaactgccagattcgacaaagggaggggcgaaggggctggtggcaGTCTGGGGTGGATGGGCGGGGCTATCGCAGCATCCGTCGAGGCCTTTTTCTCCGAATTATACCCTAAAAATTCCGG gtttggaattgaggggccaccttgtggattgggtggaaaaggcaTCCTTTGCCTGTGTctgcaaattatttgaaatagatcccaaggagagggcctacaaaacattgcTCTCGGCGCGGAATTTGACAGaggtcgtccgggagccccaggaatatgttatcaacATCCTTCCTAGGAAATTGGCAAAGGATgagatagtgcctggggagcattatacagTGAAAGAGCTCCCCCTCTATCAGGAAGCTAAAGAAGCTGACGCTGAAAGGCGGCGAAAGCTCCTGGAGGATAGAGATCAGAAAAAGACtgaaggcactatccggaaggctcccggacagaagcgGGGTCCGGACTCCCCTCCGAAGAAAACTTCAGGAAAAAGggggaagctggtgaagaagcatgggaaggatgcgaaggaacccactcctcccaaggagtttcctcctccacaaactacctatgagggggaagtaatgatagaggagccagtaaatgctgctccgcattctatctcaagcggccccGGGCGCATGTCGGGGTTGAATCACTCAGGTCCCTCCTTAGTCGCGGCTGCGCTTCTAGCCaacgtggctgaggaagctgcatctatcAACCATCCGGGCAACCTCAATCCGGATGCAGCTGAAACGGccccgttggaggaagcgggggcagaaagccaaagtcagccttccgacgACCCGGATCGCCTGGCTATAGTCCTGGTGAAAGAGCCTCCCCTCAAGAAGCCGCGTTTGACGCGCGATCTACAGTCCGGACTCTTTGAgcggcttcaagagcggcagcaagagattgaaattagttgcgcttctgcccatgacgctcatccggatggaggcgaggtggagatggcTACTGAGACCTCAGCCGTTCCGGCAATAATTCCGGCTGAGGATGCATCCGGACCTATGTGCCCGGACGAAAATATGGGGGCTCCGATTCCGGGACACGAGCTACCCTCTCCTTCCTCATCCGAGGAGCAATCTGCTGATGATGCCGCTCCcgctagccctttcagctacgcggagttggaagctaagttaaagcagattactcctgactggaaagccatcaagccctctgctaagatgtttgatatgatagaaacg ctggtgaggggcctccgcagcatgtctcaacaacacgctctttttactcagctgctgcagaccgcagactatatgaggaccttctcctctcggcaccaagagattgaaaatcaactgcgtctgagaatggaggaggctgaggccagtctatccaccatgcgagaggaaaatgaagccctccgggtggagttggctgaggcaaagggtcaagaagaatcaactgcgggccgccttcatgaggcggagggtgaggcagcccggctaagggatgaattgagtcgactccggacagaagttttgaatgaaaagaaacagaaggaagacttgcagctgcgtctggatgtgcaaaaagaggaacttgaacgggagtttgctgtggaaagggaggaacttgcagcggattaccagagacaagtggatgatacatttatctttgggtatcgctgctgcatgaagaagaacggtataaagcgagataccccttcaattcctccaagtgaagaaaagaagctccatgAGAAACCTGCTCCCCGATAG
- the LOC100246682 gene encoding phosphopantothenoylcysteine decarboxylase isoform X1, with the protein MMMTYAEPLSPEVDAIPVNIAPRRPRILLAASGSVAAMKFGNLVHSFCEWAEVRAVVTKASLHFIDRAALPKDLYLYTDDDEWSSWTKLGDSVLHIELRRWADVMVIAPLSANTLGKIAGGLCDNLLTCIVRAWDYSKPMFVAPAMNTFMWTNPFTERHLMTIDELGISLIPPVTKRLACGDYGTGAMAEPFLIHSTVRLFLETRAQSSSSNVQ; encoded by the exons ATG ATGATGACATATGCAGAACCTTTGAGTCCAGAAGTTGATGCGATACCAGTCAACATTGCTCCCAGAAGACCCCGGATTCTACTTGCTGCTAGTGGGAGTGTAGCTGCTATGAAGTTTGGGAATCTCGTCCATTCTTTTTGTGAATGGGCAGAAGTAAGAGCAGTTGTCACAAAGGCTTCTTTACACTTCATTGATAGAGCAGCACTGCCTAAGGATTTATATCTTTACACTGATGATGATGAATGGTCCAGTTGGACAAAATTAGGAGACAGTGTGCTTCACATTGAGCTCCGTAGGTGGGCTGATGTCATGGTAATCGCCCCATTATCAGCAAATACACTTGGCAAG ATTGCCGGGGGACTGTGTGACAACCTGCTGACATGCATTGTGCGAGCGTGGGACTACAGCAAGCCAATGTTTGTTGCGCCAGCTATGAACACCTTCATGTGGACCAATCCTTTCACAGAACGCCATCTTATGACAATTGATGAACTTGGAATTTCTCTTATTCCACCTGTCACTAAAAGGCTGGCTTGCGGAGATTATGGGACTGGTGCAATGGCTGaaccttttctcatccactcAACCGTAAGACTCTTCTTGGAGACACGGGCTCAATCAAGTAGCAGTAATGTGCAGTAA
- the LOC100246682 gene encoding phosphopantothenoylcysteine decarboxylase isoform X2, which yields MMTYAEPLSPEVDAIPVNIAPRRPRILLAASGSVAAMKFGNLVHSFCEWAEVRAVVTKASLHFIDRAALPKDLYLYTDDDEWSSWTKLGDSVLHIELRRWADVMVIAPLSANTLGKIAGGLCDNLLTCIVRAWDYSKPMFVAPAMNTFMWTNPFTERHLMTIDELGISLIPPVTKRLACGDYGTGAMAEPFLIHSTVRLFLETRAQSSSSNVQ from the exons ATGATGACATATGCAGAACCTTTGAGTCCAGAAGTTGATGCGATACCAGTCAACATTGCTCCCAGAAGACCCCGGATTCTACTTGCTGCTAGTGGGAGTGTAGCTGCTATGAAGTTTGGGAATCTCGTCCATTCTTTTTGTGAATGGGCAGAAGTAAGAGCAGTTGTCACAAAGGCTTCTTTACACTTCATTGATAGAGCAGCACTGCCTAAGGATTTATATCTTTACACTGATGATGATGAATGGTCCAGTTGGACAAAATTAGGAGACAGTGTGCTTCACATTGAGCTCCGTAGGTGGGCTGATGTCATGGTAATCGCCCCATTATCAGCAAATACACTTGGCAAG ATTGCCGGGGGACTGTGTGACAACCTGCTGACATGCATTGTGCGAGCGTGGGACTACAGCAAGCCAATGTTTGTTGCGCCAGCTATGAACACCTTCATGTGGACCAATCCTTTCACAGAACGCCATCTTATGACAATTGATGAACTTGGAATTTCTCTTATTCCACCTGTCACTAAAAGGCTGGCTTGCGGAGATTATGGGACTGGTGCAATGGCTGaaccttttctcatccactcAACCGTAAGACTCTTCTTGGAGACACGGGCTCAATCAAGTAGCAGTAATGTGCAGTAA